A window of Aurantibacillus circumpalustris genomic DNA:
AGCGCTTGCCATTCTGGTTTTATGCTAAAGTTTACATCGCCAGAATATTTTATACTCCAATCAATGGCATCTCGTTCCATAAACTCCATAGCACTCGGAGTAATGCCAGCCCGAAACACTTCACCAACGGCTTTACAAGCTTGCTCAGCACTTTTAAAAGGCACAAGCATCAGTAAATCGTGTTTAGGCAATGGAATTAATTTAAAAACAATTTTAGTGATTATGCCCAAAGTGCCTTCACTTCCCACCATTAAATGGGTTAAATTGTACCCTGTAGAATATTTTAGAGTATTGGCCCCAGTCCAAATTACTTCTCCATTAGGTAATACTATTTCCAGATTTAAAACATAATCTCTGGTAGTGCCATATTTTACTGCTTTTGGACCACCACTGCTATGAGCCACATTTCCACCCAAGCTGCAGCTTCCCCAGCTGGCGGGATCGGGCGGATAAAATAAACCTAACTTTTTCACTTCTTCCTGAAAAATATAATTAATGACGCAAGGTTCAACCGTGGCTTGCAAATTCGCTTCATCAATCTTTAAAATCTTATTGAATTTCTCCATACTTAATAAAACCCCTCCCATAATTGGCAGAGCCGCTCCACTCAGTCCTGTGCCAGCCCCTCTGGTCGTTAATGGGATTCTATTTTCGTTACATAACTTGGCTATGGCGCTCACCTGCTCTACCGTTTGAGGTTTAACAACCGCCTCTGGTAAAAAAATAAAATCTTCGGTTTCATCCTGGCCATATTTTTCCAATTGCTCCTTTCCAGAACTGATAAAATCTTCTCCAACAATGTTTTTAAAGGCTTCAAAGTTTATTGACGTAAGCTTGTTATAATTATTATTTGTCATATTAAATATTGAATCTTAAAGTTACTATGTTTGATATCGAAAATCTTTGATTAAATAAAAAATTTAACCGTGTTTATCAACACACATACTCACACCCAGCTTTACGACGCCAAAATAGAATTGGTAAATCTCAACATTGGAGCACCAGACAAACCAAACTACTATAGTTACGGCATACATCCACGGTACATTACTAAAGAAACTTTTAAGAGTCAATTGGAAGAACTTAATATTGTTGTACACGAAAAACGCTGCCTCGCTATTGGCGAATGCGGACTTGATAAATTATGCAACGTTGACATAGCTCTACAACAGGAAGTATTTATTGAGCAGATAAAAATTGCAAATAAAGTAAAGAAACCACTTATTATCCATTGTGTAAAAGCATTTAATGAACTCATAAATTGTTTGAATTTGAATGATAACAAGGTGCCTGTAATCATTCACGGTTTTAATAACAATGAAAACATTGCTCGAATTCTTGTAAGTCAAGGAATGTACTTTTCTTTCGGTAAGGCCTTGTTAGGTTATGAGTCAAATGCAGCAAAAGCAATAAAAAATGTTGGAAGAAAAAACTTTTTTCTCGAGACGGATGATGCTGATATTTCAATAAAGTACATTTATAAAAAGGCAACGGAGTTACTAGGAATCGATGAAGACACCATCCGGCTGCAGTTGCAAAGCAATTTTGAAAATGTTTTTAACTTTAAACTCACGTAATAACCACAAAGAACACAAAGCAGGCGCAAAGCACGCAAAGAAAACAAAGAAGGAAAAACTAAAGTTTCGAAAGAAATATACCTTGATTAATTAAACTTACTTTAAACTGAATAATATAACTTTGTGCACTTTGTGTAAAACTTAGCGCACTTTGTGGTTAGAAAAACGGAGACAAATGGATACAAGTTGGATGGAACGCACCACATTATTAGTTGGTGAAAAAGGATTAGAAAAATTGAATAATGCGCACGTGCTCATAGTTGGCTTAGGAGGTGTGGGCTCATACGCCGCTGAAGCTATTGGTAGAAGCGGCGTCGGAAAAATGACAATAATTGATGGGGATACTGTAGATCCTACCAACCGAAACAGACAATTACAAGCATTAAGTTCAACTCATGGTTTAAATAAAGCGCATTTAATGGGAGAGCGACTTAAATTGATAAATCCCGATATTGAATTAGATGTTATTGATCAATTCAAAAATCCTGACGATATGAAAGAATTTCTTTCTCAAAAATTTTCATATGTGATTGATGCAATCGATAGTATTTCTCCGAAATTATATTTGTTGCAAACTGCTTATTATAACAATCAACGTATTATATCAAGCATGGGTGCAGGCGGCAAAATGGATCCAACCAAAATACAGGTTGTAGATATTTCGCAGACAAATACTTGTCCGATGGCGCAGTATGTTAGAAAACGTTTACGTTACATGAATATTTATAAAGGGATAAAATCTGTTTATAGTACCGAAATTCCTGCCAAATATTCCATTATGAAAACTGATGGCAGCAAATATAAAAAATCTGCGTATGGAACGATCTCTTATTTACCAGCCGCATTCGGACTTACCTGTGCTTCGGTAGTTATTCGTGATCTTGTAGGCTGGAAAGAAGTTAAAACTGGCAAAAAAGTTTTTAGTTAAATTACTTTCGGCTTAGTTGTAGTTGCTACGAATTAAAACGAAGAATGGTATAACACCTCAATCAAACATTTAGTGAAAATTAGTGCAATTAGTGGTTATTGAACGAACGATTATAGCATAAAAAAAGCCGTTGCGCATAAATCACAACGGCTTTTTTGGTAGTTTAAATTTTTAGTTTGCAGTTATTGCATAAAACTTATTAAACTCATTAATTGCGCTGATAACAGCTTGTTTATCGAATGTGAATTTGTCAAGATCTGTCCATAACATAAGTTGATCTTTCATATAAGGTTTTAAATCTTTTTTATAAAACTTATTTGAGATTTTATTAATTTCTTTCAATTTAATATCCGATCCTTCAGCTCTAGTATCTTGCATATAATAATCAGATACAATATGATCGTATCCATCCACCTTACCATCGTATTTATACTCAAACAAATTTAGTCTTCCACTTGCCAAACGCTCAATATACAAACCGTCTCCACTTGCTAACAGCACAAAGTGTCTTCCATCAAAACCATAAGCTTTTGCTTTTTTCGGATCCACTGGCATTATTTTCCCCCCTTTAGCAGGTTGAAAATAAAATTTTTGATAAAATTCAGTTTCCGATTCAGGAT
This region includes:
- a CDS encoding FAD-binding oxidoreductase, producing the protein MTNNNYNKLTSINFEAFKNIVGEDFISSGKEQLEKYGQDETEDFIFLPEAVVKPQTVEQVSAIAKLCNENRIPLTTRGAGTGLSGAALPIMGGVLLSMEKFNKILKIDEANLQATVEPCVINYIFQEEVKKLGLFYPPDPASWGSCSLGGNVAHSSGGPKAVKYGTTRDYVLNLEIVLPNGEVIWTGANTLKYSTGYNLTHLMVGSEGTLGIITKIVFKLIPLPKHDLLMLVPFKSAEQACKAVGEVFRAGITPSAMEFMERDAIDWSIKYSGDVNFSIKPEWQALLLVEVDGNDVDVLMKDCERIGEVMQNNECDEILFADSAEQKNALWKIRRKVGEAVKSNSVYKEEDTVVPRAELPRLLKGVKEIGKKYGFKSVCYGHAGDGNLHVNIIKGDLSDSVWENDLPKGITEIFELCKALGGTISGEHGIGLVQKPYLPIVFSSYHLEVMRGIKKVFDPNSILNPGKIFD
- a CDS encoding TatD family hydrolase, with amino-acid sequence MFINTHTHTQLYDAKIELVNLNIGAPDKPNYYSYGIHPRYITKETFKSQLEELNIVVHEKRCLAIGECGLDKLCNVDIALQQEVFIEQIKIANKVKKPLIIHCVKAFNELINCLNLNDNKVPVIIHGFNNNENIARILVSQGMYFSFGKALLGYESNAAKAIKNVGRKNFFLETDDADISIKYIYKKATELLGIDEDTIRLQLQSNFENVFNFKLT
- a CDS encoding tRNA threonylcarbamoyladenosine dehydratase; amino-acid sequence: MDTSWMERTTLLVGEKGLEKLNNAHVLIVGLGGVGSYAAEAIGRSGVGKMTIIDGDTVDPTNRNRQLQALSSTHGLNKAHLMGERLKLINPDIELDVIDQFKNPDDMKEFLSQKFSYVIDAIDSISPKLYLLQTAYYNNQRIISSMGAGGKMDPTKIQVVDISQTNTCPMAQYVRKRLRYMNIYKGIKSVYSTEIPAKYSIMKTDGSKYKKSAYGTISYLPAAFGLTCASVVIRDLVGWKEVKTGKKVFS